A window from Cryptomeria japonica chromosome 1, Sugi_1.0, whole genome shotgun sequence encodes these proteins:
- the LOC131073804 gene encoding wax ester synthase/diacylglycerol acyltransferase 6, translating into MKKSRVTGLVAINTRVSSGLKDIKEMTKPETETPWGNRFGLLHVPMPTGNAESPSDFVRRAKKILDRKKMSLEVSVFTRLMGYLSRQASAICMYNTVAKATLTISNLIGPMEKIAVNQIPVKNMFFSISGLPQTLVLTVVSYMGSIRLQVIGVKGYVNSDSLADCFAESFAEIKEACNNNQ; encoded by the exons ATGAAAAAGTCAAGAGTAACAGGGCTTGTTGCAATCAATACAAGAGTTTCGTCAGGATTGAAG GATATAAAAGAAATGACGAAACCTGAAACTGAAACACCGTGGGGAAACCGTTTTGGGCTGTTGCACGTACCCATGCCCACAGGTAATGCGGAGAGCCCATCGGATTTCGTGCGAAGAGCAAAAAAAATCTTAGACCGGAAGAAAATGTCACTTGAAGTGTCCGTTTTCACTCGACTAATGGGCTACCTGAGTCGACAG GCGTCTGCTATTTGTATGTATAACACTGTGGCAAAGGCAACGCTAACAATATCGAATCTGATCGGGCCGATGGAGAAGATAGCCGTAAATCAAATTCCGGTGAAGAACATGTTTTTCTCAATATCCGGTTTGCCTCAG ACGCTTGTTTTGACGGTGGTGAGCTACATGGGAAGCATAAGGTTGCAAGTGATTGGTGTGAAAGGTTACGTAAACAGCGATAGTTTGGCCGACTGTTTTGCTGAGTCCTTTGCAGAGATCAAGGAGGCCTGTAATAATAATCAATAG